In a genomic window of Carassius gibelio isolate Cgi1373 ecotype wild population from Czech Republic chromosome A3, carGib1.2-hapl.c, whole genome shotgun sequence:
- the LOC127948943 gene encoding apolipoprotein L4 isoform X2, which produces MDTREQLQELLSEYVEDTLICISTVRDFCDKQQKWTLQRETELDNIRDIKDRADQVSLKFDHVQRSENKAKAFGQFLWSGLTQVTADSRYQELEKELGAVLEDTLEGLKKLHHFLDAVEKLTVTSLFVFTGRSFLPKGESPESVRSVITAARMASPLLIHFKRNPETFFLPSLNNLDVLAFQLDKYMRITERICEKMEKKSNSVYWSGDVHRFKKGEPIVKFSLNLSEDSMNKMLNHLKQLCKIRMDLDTRLSLIFQEQALHFIGVFSQRRSRMEQFLSDLEESAVQLDRMKMGASISTVAGSSVGIAGGVLSIVGLALAPVTAGVSLALTLTGVGLGVTSGVNSVVTGITEAAVNSHHGKNAQSIFQRYMNDVGKILDCLEQASREERLVGLDVVDMMIGAGKLIARAGGVAKSIDALADAASAVKVLKSEEVIATAAKVGLQEAQSARSIPKLAADLPDIGQLAKGTPLALSKSARAGFITLNALFIGIDVLFICKDSISLARGSKSEASQLIRSRAALWKSELEAWQKIHDSLCIGIWSFRKSQEVLEQLFLP; this is translated from the exons ATGGACACCAG GGAACAACTACAGGAGCTCCTGTCAGAGTATGTAGAGGACACACTCATCTGCATTTCCACAGTGAGGGACTTCTGTGACAAACAACAAAAATGGACccttcagagagagacagagctggataacATCAGAGACATCAAGGACAGAGCAGACCAAGTCAGTCTTAAGTTTGACCATGTTCAGCGCTCCGAGAACAAAGCCAAGGCTTTTGGGCAATTCCTGTGGAGTGGTTTAACTCAAGTCACCGCTGACTCCAGATATCAGGAGCTGGAGAAGGAACTGGGCGCTGTCCTGGAGGACACACTCGAGGGGCTGAAGAAACTTCACCACTTCCTGGATGCAGTGGAGAAGCTCACAGTCACCTCACTGTTCGTCTTCACTGGACGGAGCTTCTTGCCAAAAGGAGAGAGTCCTGAAAGTGTGCGATCGGTCATCACAGCTGCCAGAATggcctctcctctcctcatccaCTTTAAACGAAATCCAGAAACCTTCTTCCTTCCTTCACTTAATAACCTGGACGTCCTGGCCTTTCAACTAGACAAATATATGCGTATCACTGAACGGATCTGTGAGAAGATGGAGAAGAA atctaATAGTGTTTATTGGTCTGGCGATGTCCATAG ATTTAAGAAGGGTGAGCCTATAGTGAAGTTCAGCTTGAACTTAAGTGAGGACTCCATGAATAAAATGCttaatcatttgaagcagttgtgCAAAATAAG GATGGACCTGGACACCAGGCTGTCCTTAATTTTTCAGGAACAGGCTCTGCACTTCATTGGTGTGTTCAGTCAGCGTCGCTCTAGAATGGAGCAGTTCCTGTCGGATCTGGAGGAGAGTGCAGTTCAGCTGGACAGGATGAAGATGGGGGCCAGTATCTCCACTGTGGCTGGCAGTTCAGTTGGGATAGCAGGTGGTGTCTTGTCCATCGTTGGTCTTGCTCTTGCCCCTGTCACTGCAGGAGTGTCCCTGGCTCTGACACTGACCGGTGTTGGTCTGGGGGTGACCAGTGGTGTCAATAGTGTCGTAACAGGCATCACTGAGGCAGCAGTCAACAGCCACCATGGGAAAAATGCACAGAGCATTTTCCAGAGATACATGAATGATGTGGGGAAGATTCTAGACTGTCTGGAGCAGGCAAGTCGTGAGGAGCGTTTAGTAGGGCTTGATGTTGTAGATATGATGATTGGAGCAGGAAAGTTGATAGCTCGTGCTGGAGGAGTGGCCAAAAGTATTGATGCCCTGGCAGATGCAGCCTCAGCTGTTAAAGTTCTCAAAAGTGAAGAGGTGATTGCAACTGCAGCGAAGGTCGGGCTCCAGGAGGCGCAAAGTGCACGCAGCATTCCCAAACTCGCTGCAGACCTGCCCGACATTGGACAGCTGGCAAAAGGGACGCCCCTAGCGCTCTCTAAGTCTGCTAGAGCTGGATTCATCACTCTAAATGCCCTCTTTATTGGCATAGATGTCCTGTTCATTTGCAAAGATAGTATAAGTCTGGCCAGAGGGAGCAAGAGTGAGGCTTCTCAGCTCATCCGCTCCAG
- the LOC127948943 gene encoding apolipoprotein L4 isoform X1, producing MQQEMQGTVIGCSAESRREQLQELLSEYVEDTLICISTVRDFCDKQQKWTLQRETELDNIRDIKDRADQVSLKFDHVQRSENKAKAFGQFLWSGLTQVTADSRYQELEKELGAVLEDTLEGLKKLHHFLDAVEKLTVTSLFVFTGRSFLPKGESPESVRSVITAARMASPLLIHFKRNPETFFLPSLNNLDVLAFQLDKYMRITERICEKMEKKSNSVYWSGDVHRFKKGEPIVKFSLNLSEDSMNKMLNHLKQLCKIRMDLDTRLSLIFQEQALHFIGVFSQRRSRMEQFLSDLEESAVQLDRMKMGASISTVAGSSVGIAGGVLSIVGLALAPVTAGVSLALTLTGVGLGVTSGVNSVVTGITEAAVNSHHGKNAQSIFQRYMNDVGKILDCLEQASREERLVGLDVVDMMIGAGKLIARAGGVAKSIDALADAASAVKVLKSEEVIATAAKVGLQEAQSARSIPKLAADLPDIGQLAKGTPLALSKSARAGFITLNALFIGIDVLFICKDSISLARGSKSEASQLIRSRAALWKSELEAWQKIHDSLCIGIWSFRKSQEVLEQLFLP from the exons ATGCAGCAGGAGATGCAGGGAACAGTGATTGGGTGTTCTGCAGAGAGTCGGAG GGAACAACTACAGGAGCTCCTGTCAGAGTATGTAGAGGACACACTCATCTGCATTTCCACAGTGAGGGACTTCTGTGACAAACAACAAAAATGGACccttcagagagagacagagctggataacATCAGAGACATCAAGGACAGAGCAGACCAAGTCAGTCTTAAGTTTGACCATGTTCAGCGCTCCGAGAACAAAGCCAAGGCTTTTGGGCAATTCCTGTGGAGTGGTTTAACTCAAGTCACCGCTGACTCCAGATATCAGGAGCTGGAGAAGGAACTGGGCGCTGTCCTGGAGGACACACTCGAGGGGCTGAAGAAACTTCACCACTTCCTGGATGCAGTGGAGAAGCTCACAGTCACCTCACTGTTCGTCTTCACTGGACGGAGCTTCTTGCCAAAAGGAGAGAGTCCTGAAAGTGTGCGATCGGTCATCACAGCTGCCAGAATggcctctcctctcctcatccaCTTTAAACGAAATCCAGAAACCTTCTTCCTTCCTTCACTTAATAACCTGGACGTCCTGGCCTTTCAACTAGACAAATATATGCGTATCACTGAACGGATCTGTGAGAAGATGGAGAAGAA atctaATAGTGTTTATTGGTCTGGCGATGTCCATAG ATTTAAGAAGGGTGAGCCTATAGTGAAGTTCAGCTTGAACTTAAGTGAGGACTCCATGAATAAAATGCttaatcatttgaagcagttgtgCAAAATAAG GATGGACCTGGACACCAGGCTGTCCTTAATTTTTCAGGAACAGGCTCTGCACTTCATTGGTGTGTTCAGTCAGCGTCGCTCTAGAATGGAGCAGTTCCTGTCGGATCTGGAGGAGAGTGCAGTTCAGCTGGACAGGATGAAGATGGGGGCCAGTATCTCCACTGTGGCTGGCAGTTCAGTTGGGATAGCAGGTGGTGTCTTGTCCATCGTTGGTCTTGCTCTTGCCCCTGTCACTGCAGGAGTGTCCCTGGCTCTGACACTGACCGGTGTTGGTCTGGGGGTGACCAGTGGTGTCAATAGTGTCGTAACAGGCATCACTGAGGCAGCAGTCAACAGCCACCATGGGAAAAATGCACAGAGCATTTTCCAGAGATACATGAATGATGTGGGGAAGATTCTAGACTGTCTGGAGCAGGCAAGTCGTGAGGAGCGTTTAGTAGGGCTTGATGTTGTAGATATGATGATTGGAGCAGGAAAGTTGATAGCTCGTGCTGGAGGAGTGGCCAAAAGTATTGATGCCCTGGCAGATGCAGCCTCAGCTGTTAAAGTTCTCAAAAGTGAAGAGGTGATTGCAACTGCAGCGAAGGTCGGGCTCCAGGAGGCGCAAAGTGCACGCAGCATTCCCAAACTCGCTGCAGACCTGCCCGACATTGGACAGCTGGCAAAAGGGACGCCCCTAGCGCTCTCTAAGTCTGCTAGAGCTGGATTCATCACTCTAAATGCCCTCTTTATTGGCATAGATGTCCTGTTCATTTGCAAAGATAGTATAAGTCTGGCCAGAGGGAGCAAGAGTGAGGCTTCTCAGCTCATCCGCTCCAG